CTCGGGCTTGTTTATGCCTGGAAGAAAGGTGCGTTGGAGTGGGAGTAGAACTCAGCCCTCCGCCTGTCGGGACGCTGCCCAACGTTGCGTTCCTCGACGATATCAACGCCGAGATCGGCGACAAGGGTTTTCTGGTCACGTCGACCGAGGAGTTGTTCCAGTGGGCCCGCACGGGTTCGCTGTGGTGGATGACCTTCGGGCTGGCGTGCTGCGCAGTCGAGATGATCCACGTCAACATGCCGCGCTACGACATGGAGCGTTTCGGCGCCGCGCCGCGCGCGTCTCCCCGCCAGTCGGACGTGATGATCGTCGCGGGCACGCTGTGCAACAAGATGGCTCCGGCGCTGCGCCGCGTGTACGATCAGATGTCCGAGCCGAAATACGTGATTTCGATGGGCAGCTGCGCGAATGGCGGCGGCTATTATCATTACAGCTACAGCGTCGTACGCGGCTGCGATCGGATCGTGCCGGTGGACATCTATGTCCCCGGTTGCCCGCCGACTGCCGAGGCTTTGCTGTACGGCGTGATGCAGCTCCAGCGTAAGATCCGCCGGATCGGGACGATGGAACGGTGAGGGCGCCTGCACCCCGTACCCTGTCCAATGACGGTGTGATCGACGCGGCTTCGGCCGTGCTCGGCGACATGCTGGTCGAGAGCAAGGACGCTGTCGGCGAAATCTCGCTTACCGTTGTGCGTTCGCGCCTGGTCGAGGCGATGCTCGCGCTGCGCGACACGCCGGGCCTCGAGTATCAGCAATTGAGCGAGATCGCCGGCGCCGACTATCCGGCGCGGCCCGAGCGCTTCGACGTGGTCTATCAGCTGCTGTCGTTCACCCAGAACCGCCGCATTCGCGTTCGCGTCACCACCGACGAGGAAAAGCCGGTGCCGAGCGTGACGGGCATCTGGCCGGTCGCCGGCTGGCTCGAGCGCGAAGTCTACGACATGTACGGCGTGCTGTTCGACGGGAATATCGATCTGCGGCGCATCCTGACCGACTATGGTTTCGTTGGGCATCCGCTGCGCAAGGACTTCCCGCAGACCGGCTATGTCGAGCTGCGCTATTCGGAAGAAGCCAAGCGCGTGGTCTATGAGCCGGTCAAGCTGGCGCAGGATTTCCGCAGCTTCGACTTTATGAGCCCCTGGGAAGGCGCGCAGTATGTGCTGCCGGGTGATGAGAAGGCGGCTGCACCGCCTCCGCCGCCGCCCGCTCCGGCACCAGCACTGGCTCCGACGCCGGCCCCTGCACCCGTGGCTTCGCAGCCCGAGGCAAAGGGTGCGCCCACGCCGCTGACTGCCGACCAGATCCGTGAGGCCGACGCGCCCGCGGCGAAGGCAACCAAGGCGCGTGTCAGCAAGCCCAAGACCACCGACGACACCAGCGAGAGCGGTGCCGGCAAATCCGGCCCCGAAGCCGGCCCGACGCCGGCCGATCCTGATGTCGTCAAGACGCCGCGCAAGCCGCGCGCCAAGAAGTCGCCCGAGGGTGAAGCGTAATGGCTGAGTATCTCGACGAGATCGAAGGTCGCACCGATGCCGGCAAGCCGGAACCGGGCGATACCGAGATCGCCAATTACACGATCAACTTCGGCCCGCAGCACCCCGCGGCGCACGGCGTGCTGCGCCTCGTCACCGAGCTGGACGGCGAAATCATCGAGCGGATCGATCCGCATATCGGGCTGCTTCACCGCGGCACCGAGAAGCTGATCGAGTACAAGACCTACACCCAGGCGCTGCCATATTTCGACCGGTTCGATTATTGCTCGCCGCTGAGCATGGAGCACAGCTTCGTGCTCGCGGTCGAGAAGCTGCTCGACTTGGAAGTGCCGCTGCGTGGGCAATATCTGCGCGTGTTCTTCGCCGAGCTGAGCCGCATCTGCAATCACATGCTCAACCTGGGCTCGCACGTCATGGATGTCGGAGCGATGACGCCGAACCTGTGGCTGTTCGAAATCCGCGAGGATTGCCTCAACTTCTTCGAACGTGCCTCGGGCGCGCGGATGCACTCCAACTATTTCCGCGTCGGCGGCGTTCGTCAGGACGTGCCGTTGAAGCTGCTCACCGACATCGCCGACTGGCTCGAAAATCGCATGCCGCGGTTGTTCGAGGACGCGATCAGCCTCGTCGCCGAAAACCGCATCTTCAAGCAGCGCAATGTCGACATCGCGACGGTGAGCCGCGAGGATGCGATCGCCTGGGGCTTCTCCGGCCCGATGATCCGCGCCGCGGGCATTCCTTGGGATATCCGCCGCCAGCAGCCGTACGACGTGTACGACCGCATGGAGTTCGACATTCCCGTCGGCACCCGCGGCGACTGCTATGACCGGTTCATGGTGCGCGTCGAGGAGGTCCGCCAGTCGGCGCGGATCATGAAGCAGTGCCTCAACGAGATGCCCGAGGGTCCGGTGCTGACGCTCGACCGCAAGGTCGCGCCGCCCAGCCGTGGCGAGATGAAGCAGTCGATGGAAGCGCTGATCCATCACTTCAAGCTGTTCACCGAAGGCTATCACGTCCCCGCGGGCGAGGTCTATGTCGCGACCGAGAGCCCCAAGGGTGAGTTCGGCGTCTATCTGGTGAGCGACGGCACCAACAAGCCGTATCGCTGCAAGGTCCGCCCGACCGCGTTCAGCCACCTCCAGGCGATGGACTTCATGTCGCGCGGCCATATGCTCGCCGACATCACCGCGATCCTGGGTGCGATGGATATCGTGTTCGGGGAGTGCGACCGGTGAGCGAGGCTCGTATCGCCACTGCGCACGAGATGATCGCGCATTACAACGCGCAGGACGCGGACGCTTACGTCTCGCTGATGACCGATGGCGCGTGCGAGGCGACCTATCGCGGCGCGGTGCTGCGTGAGGGGCGCGAAGGCGTGCGTTCGGGGCTCAAGGCGATGTTCGCCGAATTTCCCGGAAATCGCGCCGACATCATCGCCTCCTATGCGCTCGGCGAGACCGTCGTCCTGCACGAGAAGGTCGCGCGTTCCCCAGAGGCAGAGCCTTTCGAGGTGATGTCCATCTATTCGTTCTCCGACGACAAGGTCGATCGGGTGGAGTTCATTCGCTGATGGCTGACGCCCCACAACTTCCCGACGAGGCCGAGACCCGCGCGCGCTGGGGCGCTTTTGCGTGGTCGGCCGAGAGTGCCGAAAAGGCCAAGGAAATCCTCGGCCGCTATCCGGCTGGCCGGCAGATGTCGTGCACGATCCCGTTCCTCGATCTGGCCCAGCGCCAGGTGGGCGCCGAGACCAACACGCAGGGCTGGTTGCCGGTGCCGGTGATCGAGTTCGTCGCGCGCCAGCTGGAGATGCCCTATATCCGCGTGTTCGAGGTCGCGACCTTCTACACGATGTTCAATCTCGTCCCCGTCGGCCGTTATCATGTGCAGGTCTGCGGCACGACGCCGTGCATGCTGCGCGGGTCGGACGACGTGATGGCGGCGTGCAAGAGCCGCGGCATGCACAAGGGGCACACTACCGCCGACGGCATGTTCACGCTCACCGAAGTCGAGTGCATGGGCAATTGCTCGTCGGCGCCGATGGTGCAGATCAACGACGACAATTACGAGGATCTGGATTTCGACCGCACGGTTGCAATCCTCGACGCGCTGGCCAAGGGCGAGAGCCCCAAGACCGGCACGCAGGAGCCCGGCCGCCACACGGTGGAGCCGCTGGGCAAGCCGACCAACCTGGCCGCGATGGTCACCGAGAACCACGATTACCGCCCGGAATGGGGAAGCGCGGCATGAGCGGCAGCAACAAGAACCTGATCGTCACAGTCCTTGCGATCATCGGCGGCATCGTCGTGCTCGGCTGGCTGCTGCGCATCACCTTCGCGCTGCTCGGGCCACTGCTGCTGATCGGCCTGGGCGTGCTGATCTACATGATGTTCGCCAAGAATAAGGGGGGGCGTCTCTGATGCTCGCCGACAAGGACCGGATCTTCACCAATCTCTACGGCTATCAGCCGTGGAACCTCGACGCGGCGGTCAAGCGCGGCGCGTGGGACAATACCAAGGCGCTGCTCGAGCTCGGCCAGGATACGATCATCGACCGGATCAAGGCTTCGGGCCTGCGCGGCCGCGGCGGCGCGGGCTTCCCGACCGGCATGAAATGGTCGTTCATGCCCAAAAACCCGACGCCCGAGCGTCCGAGTTTCCTGGTGATCAACGCCGACGAGTCCGAGCCGGGCTCGTGCAAGGATCGCGAGATCCTCCGCCACGATCCGCATCTGCTGATCGAAGGCGCGCTGGTCGCGGGCTTCGCGATGCGCGCGCGTGCGGCGTACATCTACATCCGCGGCGAATATATCCGCGAGGCCGAGACGCTCTTCGCGGCGGTCAAGGAGGCGTATAACGCTGGCCTGATTGGCAAGAATGCGTGCAAGTCGGGCTATGACTTCGACGTGTTCGTCCACCGCGGGGCAGGGGCCTATATCTGCGGCGAAGAGACCGCGATGATCGAGAGCCTCGAGGGCAAGAAGGGCCAGCCGCGGCTCAAGCCGCCGTTCCCGGCGGGGGCGGGCCTCTATGGCTGCCCGACCACGGTCAACAACGTCGAATCGATCGCAGTTGCGCCGACGATCCTGCGGCGCTCGCCCGAATGGTTTTCGAGCTTCGGCGCCGAGAACAACAAGGGCACCAAGCTCTTCCAGATCTCGGGCCATGTCGAGAAGCCCTGCGTGGTCGAGGAAGCGATGAGCATCCCGTTCCGCGAGCTGATCGAGAAGCATTGCGGCGGCATCCGCGGCGGCTGGGACAATCTGCTCGCGGTGATCCCGGGCGGTTCCTCGGTCCCGCTGGTCCCCGCGTCGCAGATCATGGACTGCGCGATGGATTTCGACGGGCTCAAGGCCGTCGGCTCGGGCCTCGGCACCGCGGCGGTGATCGTCATGGACAAGTCGACCGATATCGTCCGCGCGATTTCGCGTCTCTCGTACTTCTACAAGCATGAGAGCTGCGGCCAGTGCACGCCGTGCCGCGAAGGCACCGGCTGGATGTGGCGCGTGATGGAGCGGATGCGCACCGGCGACGCCGACATCAGCGAGATCGACACGCTGCATCAGGTCACCAAGCAGGTCGAAGGCCATACGATCTGCGCACTCGGCGACGCCGCAGCGTGGCCGATCCAGGGCCTGATCAAGCATTTCCGCCCCGAAATGGAGCGGCGGATCAATGAACGCAACGGCACCGGCGCCGAGCCGATGCAAGAGGCTGCCGAATAATGCCCAAAGTCAAAGTAGACGGAATTGAAGTGGAGGTGCCTGCGGGCGCCACCGTGCTCCAGGCCTGCGAAGCCGCGGGCAAGGAGATTCCGCGTTTCTGCTATCACGAGCGGCTGTCGATCGCCGGCAATTGCCGGATGTGCCTGGTCGAAGTGAAGCCCGGGCCGCCCAAGCCGCAAGCCTCGTGCGCACTGCCGGCTGCCGACAACCAGGAAATCCGCACCGACAGCCCGATGGTGAAGGCCGCGCGCGAAGGCGTGATGGAATTTCTGCTGATCAATCACCCGCTCGACTGCCCGATCTGCGATCAGGGCGGCGAATGCGACCTGCAGGACCAGTCGGTCGCTTATGGCAAGGGCCATAGCCGCTACACCGAGCACAAGCGCGCGGTGACCGAGAAGTATATGGGTCCGATCATCAAGACGATCATGACCCGCTGCATCCAGTGCACCCGCTGCGTGCGCTTCGGCGAGGAAGTCGCCGGAGTCGACGAGATCGGCGCGATCTATCGCGGCGAGAACATGCAGATCACGACCTATCTGGAGAAGGCGTTCAAGAGCGAGCTCTCGGGGAACACGGTCGATCTCTGCCCGGTCGGCGCGCTGACCCACAAGCCGGTGGCGTTCGAATATCGCCCCTGGGAATTGAAGCGGAACCTGTCGATCGACGTGATGGATGCCGTGGGCACCAACATCCGCCTCGACAGCCGCGGCCGCCAAGTGATGCGCGTGCTTCCGCGGATCAACGAGGACGTCAACGAGGAATGGGCGCACGACAAGTCGCGCTACCATGTCGACGGGCTCGTCCGCCGGCGGCTCGACCGTCCGTTCGTCCGCAAGGACGGCAAGCTGGTCGAGGCGAGCTGGGATGAGGCGTTCGACGCGATCGCCGCGGTCAACGCAGGCTCGAGCGTCGCGGCGATCGCCGGCGACCTGCTCGATGCCGAGACGATGTACGCCGCCAAGGCGCTGCTCAAGGGCCTCGGCTCGGAGCTGATCGAGAGCCGCCAGACCGGGATGGACTATGACGTGTCGAACCTCGGCGCGGTGGCGTTCAACCCGACCATCGCGGGCGTCGAGGATGCCGATGCGATCCTGCTGATCGGTAGCAACCTCCGCTGGGAAGCGCCGCTGATCAACACGCGGATTCGGAAAGCGATCAAGAAGGGCGCCAAGGTCTTCGCGATCGGCCCGGAGACCGATCTCACCTACAAGCTCGAATGGCTGGGTAACGATCTGTCGCTGCTCGGCAAGCTGCCCGACCAGGTCGTGCAGGCGTTCGACGGCGCGAAGAAGCCGCTCGTCATCGTCGGCCCCGGTGCGCTGGGTGCGGGCTTCGGCGCGGCGCTCGCACTGGTCGAGCCGATGAAGCTGATCCGCACGCTCGAGGACGGCACTGCCTGGAACGGCTTCGGCGTGGTCCATATCGCAGCAGCCCGGATGGCGGCGCTGATGCTCGGCTTTGCGCAGAAGGGCGGCATCGCCGATGTCGTCGCGGCGAACCCCAAGCTCGCGCTGTTCCTCGGCGCGGACGAAGTCGACTTCGCCAAGTTCCAAGGCAGCTTCAAGGTGTTCATCGGCCATCACGGCGATCGCGGCGCGCACCATGCCGACGTGATCCTGCCTGGCGCGACCTATGCCGAGAAGCCGGGCACCTATGTGAACCTAGAAGGCCGCGTCCAGCGCGCCGATCGCGCGGTGTTCGCGCCGGGCGACGCGCGCGAGGACTGGTCGATCCTGCGCGCGCTTTCCGACAGGCTCGGCCGCACGCTGCCGTTCGATAGTTTCGAAGAGCTGCGCGCCGCGATGGCTTCCGACGTGCCGGCGCTGGCCGAAGAGGGCCTCGTGACCTTCGCTTGGAACGCACCCAAGCTCTCCGCCATTGCAAGCGGCCCGGTCAATTATCCGGTCGCCGACTTTTACCTGACCAACGCGATCTGCCGCGCATCGCCGACGATGCAGCGCTGCTCGGCAGAACTCGTCCATGGCGAGGAATTTGCGGAGGCCGCGGAATGACCGCCTTCTTCCAGAACACCATCGGCCTGCCGTTCGGCTGGGCGTGGTTCGTCGCGACGATCGTCGGCATTCTGGTGATTGCATTGCCGCTGATGCTGGCCGTGGCGATGATCATCTACGCCGATCGCAAGATCTGGGCGGCGATGGCGCTGCGCCGCGGTCCCAATGTCGTCGGCCCGTTCGGCCTGCTGCAGAGCTTCGCCGACGGCCTCAAGGTGTTCCTCCAGGAGACCATCATCCCGTCGAGCGCGAACAAGACCCTGTTCCTGCTCGCGCCGATCATCACCTTCACGGTCGCGCTGATCGTTTGGGCAGTGGTGCCGTGGCAGGCGGGCGTGGTGCTTTCCAACATCAACGTGGGCCTGCTCTACGTCCTCGCGGCTTCGTCGCTCGGCGTGTACGGCATCATCCTGGCCGGCTGGTCGTCCAACTCCAAATACCCGTTCTACTCGGCGATCCGCGCCGCGGCGCAGATGGTGAGCTACGAAGTCTCGATCGGCTTCGTGCTGATCTCGGTGGTGCTGTGGGCGAGGACGTTCAACCTGGGCGGCATCGTCGACCAGCAGCAGGGCCATGTCCTCGGCTTCCTCAACGGCTTCGGGTTCAATCCATTGCTGTTCCCGATGGCGGTGGTGTTCTTCATCTCGTCGCTCGCCGAGACTCAGCGCGCGCCGTTCGACTTGACCGAAGCCGAGTCCGAGCTCGTTGCAGGCTATCAGACCGAATATTCGTCGATGGCCTTCGCGCTCTACTGGCTCGGCGAATATGCCAACGTGCTGCTGATGTGCACGCTCAACGCGACCCTGTTCTGGGGCGGCTATCTGCCCCCGATCGACTGGGCGCCGCTCTACCTCGTGCCCGGCATCATCTGGCTGTTCGCCAAGATCCTGTTCTTCTTCTTCGTGTTCAGCTGGGTGAAGGCGACCGTCCCGCGCTATCGCTACGACCAGCTGATGCGGCTGGGCTGGAAGATCTTCCTGCCGCTGTCGCTGATCTTCGTATTTCTCGTTTCCGGGTATCTCATGCTGACCCGGGTTGGAGTGCCCGCATGAGCGTTGCTCAGCTAATCCGTTCCTACACGCTGTGGGAGTTCATCAAGGCGCACTGGCTGACCTTGCGCTACTTCTTCAAGCCCAAGGCGACGATCAACTATCCGTATGAGAAGAATCCGATCTCGCCCCGCTTTCGCGGCGAGCATGCGCTGCGCCGTTATGCGAACGGCGAGGAGCGCTGCATCGCGTGCAAGCTGTGCGAGGCGGTGTGCCCGGCGCTGGCGATCACGATCGAGGCCGAACCGCGTGAGGACGGCAGCCGCCGCACCACGCGCTACGACATCGACATGACCAAGTGCATCTATTGCGGGCTCTGCCAGGAAGCGTGCCCGGTCGATGCGATCGTCGAGGGACCGAACTTCGAATTCTCGACCGAAACCCGCGAAGAGCTGATTTACGACAAGAACAAGCTGCTCGCGAACGGCGACCGCTGGGAGCGCGCGATCGCCGCGAACCTTGCCGCCGATGCACCGTACCGTTAAGCGCACCGCAATCGACAGGGGCCGTCAGATTCCGTGATCCAGCTCATAGCCTTTTACCTGTTTGCCATCGTCGTCATCGCCTCCGCGGCGCTGACGATCCTGGCACGCAATCCGGTGCACAGCGTGCTCTGGCTCATCCTCGCGTTCTTCAACGCGGCGGGCCTGATGGTGCTCGTCGGTGCCGAGTTCATCGCGATGCTGCTCGTCATCGTCTATGTCGGCGCGGTCGCGGTGCTCTTCCTGTTCGTCGTGATGATGCTCAACATCGACTTCGCCGAGCTGCGTGCCGGCGTGATGCGCTATGCCGCGATCGGGCTGCTGCTCGCGCTGGCGCTGGTCGCCGAGATCATCGTCGCGATCGGCGCGTGGAGCGCCGGTGGGCTGCAGCTTGGCCGCCGCATCGCCCCGATCGATGCAAGCGTCCCTAATATCGAAGCGATCGGCCAGCTGCTCTACTCGCGCTATCTGTTCGTGTTCGAAGGCGCCGGGCTGGTGCTGCTGGTCGCGATGATCGGCGCGATCGTGCTGACCTACCGCCAGCGCAGCGACGTTCGCCCGCAGAATATCAGCCGCCAGATCAATCGCCGTTCGAAGGATGCGACGCGCAACATGAACCCACCGGTTGGGCAGGGGGTCGAGCTGTGATCGGCATCACCCATTACCTCGTCGTCTCCGCGATCCTGTTCACGCTCGGCGTGCTAGGCATTTTCATGAACCGGAAGAACCTGATCGTCATCCTGATGGCGATCGAGCTTATCCTGCTTGCGGTGAACCTCAATCTCGTCGCCTTCTCGGCGTTCCTCGGCGATCTCGTGGGCCAGGTGTTCGCGATGTTCGTGCTGACCGTCGCCGCCGGCGAGGCCGCGATCGGGCTCGCCATTCTAGTCATCTACTTCCGTAGCCGGGGCACGATCTCGGTCGACGACGTCAATCGGATGAAGGGCTGATGTCGCCGATTCTCCTCATCGTATTCCTGCCGCTCCTCGCAGCGGTGGTAGGTGGCCTCGCGAACAAGTCGTTCGGCAGCACGCTCCCCAAGATCGTCACCACGGGCGCGCTGTTCGTCGCGTGTGGCCTCTCCTGGACGGTGTTCCTTCCGTATTTGCACGGCGCGGAAAAGACGGTCGTCCCGGTGCTCAACTGGATGACTTCGGGCGATTTGCAGATCGAATGGGCGCTGCGCGTCGACTCGCTCACCGCAGTGATGCTGGTGGTGATCACCAGCGTCTCGGCGCTCGTGCACCTCTATAGCTGGGGCTATATGAGCGAGGAGCCGGACCAGCCGCGCTTCTTCGCGTACCTCTCGCTGTTCACCTTCGCGATGCTGATGCTCGTGACCGCCGACAACCTCGTCCAGATGTTCTTCGGCTGGGAAGGCGTGGGCCTAGCGTCCTACCTGCTGATCGGCTTCTGGTTCCGCAAGCCGAGCGCCAATGCCGCGGCGATCAAGGCGTTCGTTGTGAACCGTGTGGGTGACTTGGGCTTCATGCTCGGCATCTTCGGGACCTTCCTGGTGTTCGGCACGGTGCAGATCGACGCGATCCTCGCCGCAGCGCCCAACATGTCGGGCTCGACGATCGGGTTCCTCGGCGCGCGCTTCGATACGATGACCGTGCTCTGCCTGCTCCTGTTCGTCGGCGCGATGGGCAAGTCGGCGCAGCTTGGCCTCCACACCTGGTTGCCGGATGCGATGGAAGGCCCGACCCCGGTGTCGGCGCTGATCCACGCGGCGACGATGGTCACCGCGGGCGTGTTCATGGTCTGCCGGATGTCGCCAATGTTCGAGACCAGCCCGGTCGCGATGGGCGTGGTGACCTTTGTCGGCGCCGCGACCTGCCTGTTCGCCGCGACCGTTGGCCTCGTGCAGACCGACATCAAGCGCGTGATCGCCTATTCGACCTGCTCGCAGCTCGGCTACATGTTCTTCGCGGCGGGCGTCGGCGCTTATGGCGCGGCGATGTTCCACCTGTTCACGCACGCCTTCTTCAAGGCGCTGCTGTTCCTCGGTGCCGGCTCGGTGATCCACGCGATGCACCACGAGCAGGACATGCGCTTCTATGGCGGCTTAAGGAAGCACATCCCGTTCACCTTCTGGACGATGATGTTCGGTACGCTGGCGATCACCGGCGTCGGCTTGCCCGCAGTGTTCGGCAACCATCTCGCGATCGGTTTCGCCGGCTTCCACTCGAAGGACGCGATCATCGAGGCGGCCTGGGCTGCCGGGGTGCCGAGCGCCTTCTGGGTCGGCGTGTTCGTCGCCTTGCTCACCAGCTTCTACAGCTGGCGCCTGGTGTTCCTGACCTTCTACGGCAAGCCGCGCTGGGCGGGCTCGGAGCATATCCAGCACGCGGCGCATGATGCGCACGGCCACGGTCATGACGCGCATCACGATGAAGCGCCTTCGGCCGAGGATGCTGGGCACACGCCCGACGCACATCATGCCGCGCACGACGATCACGCTGTCGAAGGCACGGCAGGCTATCATCCGCACGAAAGCCCATGGGTGATGCTGATCCCGCTGACCCTGCTGTCGATCGGCGCGATCGTCGCGGGCTTCGTGTTCCATGGCTTCTTCATCGAGGCCGAGGAAGGCGCACACTTCTGGAACGGCGCGATCGCGTTCGACACGCATCTGATGCATGCGATGCACGAAGTGCCGACCTGGGTGAAGCTCTCGGCGACCGCCGCGATGCTGCTCGGCCTTGGCGGGGCGTGGTTCACTTATATCCGCAAGCCCGGTTTCGCGGCTGCGGTGGCCGACAACTTCCGGGTGGTCTACACCTTCCTGCTCAACAAATGGTACTTCGACGAGCTCTACAACTTCCTGTTCGTCCGCCCCGCATTCGCGATCGGCCGGCTGCTCTGGAAGGCGGGTGACGAAGGCACCATCGACCGCTTCGGCCCCAACGGCATCGCCCGGCTGGTCCAGCTCGGCTCGGCCGGGGCGGTCCGCCTGCAATCGGGATATCTCTACACCTATGCGTTCATCATGCTGATCGGCCTGACCGCGGCACTCACCTGGGTGATCGCAGGATGACCGGCTTCCCGATCCTCTCCATCATGCTGGCGATCCCCGCGATCGCCGCCGTGGCCTGTCTGTTCGCGGGTGCGCAGGGCGCGCGCTGGATCGCGCTGGGGGCAACCCTGGTCGATTTCGCGCTCGGCATCTTCCTCTGGGCCAATTTCGACATGAGCGCGGGCGCCGCGCAGTGGCAATATGTCGAGCATGTCCGCCTGTTCGGCATCGGCGGAGTCGACTTTGCCTGGGCGCTGGGCATCGACGGCTTCGCATTGCTGCTGATCATGCTCTCGGTCTTCCTCATGCCGATCTGCATCGGCGCGAGCTGGGTCGCGATCGAGAAGCGCGTGCCGGAATATATGGCGGCGATGCTCGCCACGCTGATCCTGATGATCGGCACCTTCGCCGCGCAGGACCTGCTGCTGTTCTACGTCTTCTTCGAAGGCGGCCTGATCCCGATGTACCTGATCATCGGCATCTGGGGCGGCGCCAACCGCATCTACGCGTCGTACAAGTTCTTCCTCTACACGCTGCTCGGCTCGCTGCTGATGCTCATCGCGATGATCGCGATGCTGCTCAACGCCGGCACGTCGTCGATCCCCGAGCTGATGGCGCACGACTTCCCGGCGCAGTGGCAGACCTGGCTGTGGCTGGCGTTCTTCGCGAGCTTCGCGGTCAAGATGCCGATGTGGCCGGTCCACACCTGGCTGCCCGACGCGCACGTCCAGGCGCCTACCGCCGGGTCGGTGATCCTGGCAGGCGTGCTGCTCAAGCTCGGCGGCTACGGCTTCCTGCGCTTCAGCCTGCCGATGTTCCCCGAAGCCTCGGCGCAGTTCATGAACCTGGTGTTCGTGCTGTCGTGCGTCGCGGTGGTCTACACCTCGCTGGTCGCGCTGGTGCAGTCGGACATGAAGAAGCTGATCGCGTATTCGTCGGTCGCGCACATGGCGATCGTGACGATGGGGCTGTTCGCCTTCAACCAGCAGGGTATCGAAGGCGCGATGATGGTCATGCTCGGCCACGGCCTCGTCTCGGGCGCGCTGTTCCTGTGCGTCGGCGTGATCTACGATCGCCTGCACACCCGCGAGATCGATCGCTACGGCGGCTTGGCGATCAACATGCCGCGCTACGCTGCGCTGTTCATGCTGTTCACCATGGCGTCGGTCGGCCTGCCGGGCACCAGCAACTTTGTCGGTGAGTTCCTCGGCCTTGCCGGGATCTACCAGGTCTCGACCTGGACCGCGCTGATCGGCACGAGCGGCATCATCCTGGGTGCGGCGTA
This genomic stretch from Sphingomonas sp. LM7 harbors:
- the nuoG gene encoding NADH-quinone oxidoreductase subunit NuoG, yielding MPKVKVDGIEVEVPAGATVLQACEAAGKEIPRFCYHERLSIAGNCRMCLVEVKPGPPKPQASCALPAADNQEIRTDSPMVKAAREGVMEFLLINHPLDCPICDQGGECDLQDQSVAYGKGHSRYTEHKRAVTEKYMGPIIKTIMTRCIQCTRCVRFGEEVAGVDEIGAIYRGENMQITTYLEKAFKSELSGNTVDLCPVGALTHKPVAFEYRPWELKRNLSIDVMDAVGTNIRLDSRGRQVMRVLPRINEDVNEEWAHDKSRYHVDGLVRRRLDRPFVRKDGKLVEASWDEAFDAIAAVNAGSSVAAIAGDLLDAETMYAAKALLKGLGSELIESRQTGMDYDVSNLGAVAFNPTIAGVEDADAILLIGSNLRWEAPLINTRIRKAIKKGAKVFAIGPETDLTYKLEWLGNDLSLLGKLPDQVVQAFDGAKKPLVIVGPGALGAGFGAALALVEPMKLIRTLEDGTAWNGFGVVHIAAARMAALMLGFAQKGGIADVVAANPKLALFLGADEVDFAKFQGSFKVFIGHHGDRGAHHADVILPGATYAEKPGTYVNLEGRVQRADRAVFAPGDAREDWSILRALSDRLGRTLPFDSFEELRAAMASDVPALAEEGLVTFAWNAPKLSAIASGPVNYPVADFYLTNAICRASPTMQRCSAELVHGEEFAEAAE
- a CDS encoding NADH-quinone oxidoreductase subunit B family protein, encoding MGVELSPPPVGTLPNVAFLDDINAEIGDKGFLVTSTEELFQWARTGSLWWMTFGLACCAVEMIHVNMPRYDMERFGAAPRASPRQSDVMIVAGTLCNKMAPALRRVYDQMSEPKYVISMGSCANGGGYYHYSYSVVRGCDRIVPVDIYVPGCPPTAEALLYGVMQLQRKIRRIGTMER
- a CDS encoding NADH-quinone oxidoreductase subunit C, translating into MRAPAPRTLSNDGVIDAASAVLGDMLVESKDAVGEISLTVVRSRLVEAMLALRDTPGLEYQQLSEIAGADYPARPERFDVVYQLLSFTQNRRIRVRVTTDEEKPVPSVTGIWPVAGWLEREVYDMYGVLFDGNIDLRRILTDYGFVGHPLRKDFPQTGYVELRYSEEAKRVVYEPVKLAQDFRSFDFMSPWEGAQYVLPGDEKAAAPPPPPPAPAPALAPTPAPAPVASQPEAKGAPTPLTADQIREADAPAAKATKARVSKPKTTDDTSESGAGKSGPEAGPTPADPDVVKTPRKPRAKKSPEGEA
- a CDS encoding NADH-quinone oxidoreductase subunit D, which produces MAEYLDEIEGRTDAGKPEPGDTEIANYTINFGPQHPAAHGVLRLVTELDGEIIERIDPHIGLLHRGTEKLIEYKTYTQALPYFDRFDYCSPLSMEHSFVLAVEKLLDLEVPLRGQYLRVFFAELSRICNHMLNLGSHVMDVGAMTPNLWLFEIREDCLNFFERASGARMHSNYFRVGGVRQDVPLKLLTDIADWLENRMPRLFEDAISLVAENRIFKQRNVDIATVSREDAIAWGFSGPMIRAAGIPWDIRRQQPYDVYDRMEFDIPVGTRGDCYDRFMVRVEEVRQSARIMKQCLNEMPEGPVLTLDRKVAPPSRGEMKQSMEALIHHFKLFTEGYHVPAGEVYVATESPKGEFGVYLVSDGTNKPYRCKVRPTAFSHLQAMDFMSRGHMLADITAILGAMDIVFGECDR
- the nuoF gene encoding NADH-quinone oxidoreductase subunit NuoF, which gives rise to MLADKDRIFTNLYGYQPWNLDAAVKRGAWDNTKALLELGQDTIIDRIKASGLRGRGGAGFPTGMKWSFMPKNPTPERPSFLVINADESEPGSCKDREILRHDPHLLIEGALVAGFAMRARAAYIYIRGEYIREAETLFAAVKEAYNAGLIGKNACKSGYDFDVFVHRGAGAYICGEETAMIESLEGKKGQPRLKPPFPAGAGLYGCPTTVNNVESIAVAPTILRRSPEWFSSFGAENNKGTKLFQISGHVEKPCVVEEAMSIPFRELIEKHCGGIRGGWDNLLAVIPGGSSVPLVPASQIMDCAMDFDGLKAVGSGLGTAAVIVMDKSTDIVRAISRLSYFYKHESCGQCTPCREGTGWMWRVMERMRTGDADISEIDTLHQVTKQVEGHTICALGDAAAWPIQGLIKHFRPEMERRINERNGTGAEPMQEAAE
- a CDS encoding nuclear transport factor 2 family protein, which codes for MSEARIATAHEMIAHYNAQDADAYVSLMTDGACEATYRGAVLREGREGVRSGLKAMFAEFPGNRADIIASYALGETVVLHEKVARSPEAEPFEVMSIYSFSDDKVDRVEFIR
- a CDS encoding NAD(P)H-dependent oxidoreductase subunit E; this encodes MADAPQLPDEAETRARWGAFAWSAESAEKAKEILGRYPAGRQMSCTIPFLDLAQRQVGAETNTQGWLPVPVIEFVARQLEMPYIRVFEVATFYTMFNLVPVGRYHVQVCGTTPCMLRGSDDVMAACKSRGMHKGHTTADGMFTLTEVECMGNCSSAPMVQINDDNYEDLDFDRTVAILDALAKGESPKTGTQEPGRHTVEPLGKPTNLAAMVTENHDYRPEWGSAA